TAGTTCAAGTTATTTTTTATTTTAAGTTCCACGTGAAACTTTTCGTTTTAAAAAGGTAAATTTAAAAAATGTTCCACAAGGAACATTCGCTTTTTTGATTTAAATTTTAGAGAATAAAAAAAAACGTTCCACATGGAACGTTTTAAATTATCTACCCATATAAACTAATAATACGGAGACATCACTTGGAGAAACTCCACTAATTCGACTTGCTTGTGAAATACTAGTTGGTTTTATTTTTAGAAGTTTTTCTCTTGCTTCGTATGATAATGATTTTACTTTAGTGTAATCAAAACTTGAAGGGATTGGAACGTTTTCTAATCTGTTTAATTTATCAGCGTTGCTCTTCTCTTTTTCGATATAACCAGAATACTTTAAATGAATTTCAACTTGTTCAATGATTTCTTTATCTATTGAGTTTTCTTCTATGAAATTATTTAATTTCTCTATAGATAAAAAGTCATTGAAATTAAGTTGAGGTCTGGCTGCTATTTTATATAGTTTCATAGATTGATTTATAGCTGCTAGATTTTTCTTCTCAAGTATAGGATTTATATCTTCTTTTGTTACACTTAGCTTTTTTAAGAATTCTATAGTTTCTTCTGTTTTCTTTTCTTTGTTAGTAACTCTTTCTAATCTTTCTTCTGAAGCTAAACCAAGTTTGAAAGATTTTTTAGTTAATCTTAAATCAGCATTATCTTGACGAAGTAGAGTTCTATATTCAGCACGAGAAGTAAACATTCTATACGGTTCTTCAGTTCCTTTTGTGATCAAATCATCAATTAAAACTCCTATGTATGCTTCACTCCTTTTTAAAATAAAAGGTGCTTTATTTTGTGTTTTTAAGGCTGCATTTACACCTGCCATTAATCCTTGTGCAGCTGCTTCTTCATATCCAGTAGTACCATTAATTTGTCCTGCAAAAAATAAGTTTTCAATAAGTTTTGTTTCAAGTGAATGTGTTAATTGTGTTGGTGGAAAATAGTCGTATTCTATTGCGTATCCATATCTGAAAAATTTCACATTTTCAAATCCAGGAATAGAACGTATTGCTTTATCCTGAATGTCTTCTGGTAAAGATGTAGAGAATCCATTTACATATATTTCCACAGTATTCCATCCTTCTGGTTCTACAAAAACTTGATGTCTTTCCTTATCAGCAAAACGATTTATTTTATCTTCTACAGACGGGCAATATCTAGGTCCGGTTGATTTAATTCTTCCATTAAACATTGGAGATCTATCAAACCCTTCTCTAAGTAAATCATGAGTTGTTTGATTTGTATAAGTTAAATAACAAGATCTCTGTTCTTTCAAAACAGATGTAATTGGTAAATAAGAGAACTTTTCAGGATTATCATCACCAGGTTGTTCGGTCATTTTAGAATAGTCTAAAGAACGTCCATCTACTCTTGGTGGTGTTCCTGTTTTCATTCTTCCAGATTCAAAACCTTTAGCTACTAAGTCTTCTGTTATTCCGGTTGAAGCTCCTTCTCCTGCTCTACCACCACCAAATGTTTTTTCTCCAATATGAATTAAACCATTCAAAAATGTACCTGCTGTTACAATAACAGTTTTGGCTTTTATTTCTAAACCAAGATTTGTTTTTACTCCAATTATTTTGTTTTCATCGAAGATTAAACCATTCACAGAATCCTGATAAAAGTCTAAATTTTCAGTTTGTTCAAGCATATTTCTCCAACATTCCGCAAACTGCATTCTGTCAGACTGAGCTCTTGGGCTCCACATTGCAGGTCCTTTGGATTTGTTAAGCATTTTAAATTGTATAGCAGTTTTATCTGTAACAATTCCGCTATAACCCCCTAACGCATCAATCTCTCTAACTATTTGTCCTTTTGCTATTCCACCCATAGCAGGATTACAGCTCATTTGAGCAATGTTTTGTAAATTCATCGTAATTAGAAGAGTGTGTGCTCCCATGTTTGCACTTGCCGCTGCAGCTTCACTACCAGCATGTCCTCCTCCTACTACAATAACATCGTATGTTGTTGTGAATAAACTCATCTTTATATATTCTGTATTGGATATTCTTTAAAATAAAAAAGTCCGTTCCACGTGGAACGGACTACAAATTTAAGACTTTTAAACAAGTATTTTCTTTGTCTCTCATGATTTGTTTTTCACTATCTGTTTTATCTTTAAAACCCATATAGTGAAGTATTCCATGAATAATGACTCGGTGTAATTCTTCTTGAAAGGAAACTTTAAAATTAGAAGCATTTTCTTTTACTCTTTCTATAGAAATAAATATATCTCCACTTACAAGTTTACCTAAAGAATAATCGAAACTAATAATATCTGTAAATGTATCATGTTGTAGAAATTCTACGTTTATTTTATGTAAATAAGTATCATCACAAAAGATGTAATTTACCTCTCCTAATTCGTGATTTTCTTTTTCTATACATTTAATAATCCATTCAGATGTTCTCTTTTCATCCGTAAGTTCAAAGTCGGTTTCGTAGTTAAAAGCTATCATTTTTTATTTTTTAGAAGTGTTCTTGTTGTTGAAATATTCTTGAACTTTCTTCTTGTAATTTTGCTGTAAAGGTAACGATTGTCTGTTTAAAATTTCAGTCTGATTATAATATTGCTTTTTAAATTCAAGCTCTTTAATTCTATTTCTGTTGTACTGAATTAAATTAGTGTTTGACTTTCTTTTCTTTTCTCTACCTTGTTCGAAAGTGGCTTTATCTAGCTTTAAAAGTTGATAATTTAAACGTTGCATTCTTTGTAATGTACCTTGATTAAATCCTTTTTCTAGAAGTTCATTTTCTAGTTGCTCCATTTCTTTCAAAGCTTTCTTTCCTTGTCCATTTCCATCTTTACCTTCTTTTATCGCATCTTGCAATTGTTGTCTTAATTTGCTTTGCTGTTTGTATATTTCATATAGTTCACCATTTAAATCATCACTGTCACTTGGCTCACCTTCTCCTTTTTGTTTTCCGTTTTTTTGTCCTTTCCCATCCTTAGGTTCACCATTTTCACCTTCTTTTGGTTTTCCGTTTTTCCCGTCTTTTTTCATTCCTTCTTTCATTTTCTTCATTAAATCCTCTTGCTTTTGAATGATATCAGGAAGACTAAAAGAACTACCCTTCTTTCCTTTTCCACTACCGCTTCCAGGATTAGGATTTTGCATAGCGTCTAAAGTATTACTTAACATATTTGCAAGTTCGTTCGCAGACGTCATTACATATCTCTGATTCGAAATTCCATTTCTAAATCGTGTATCAGCAAAATTTTCAAGTGACTGATCTAAATTATAATGAGCATCGGCTAAATGATCTTGAATTTTAGAACTAATTTCAGGTACACGAAGTGATAAAACAAATAAGCTATCATCAATATGTTCAAAGTATGTTTTTAATTGATTTTGTTTCTTTAGGTTCTTTCCAAAATTAGGATGACCAGAGTTTATTTTAGAAAAATCATTCATTAAAGTTTCCTGATCGAAAGAAAATGTAACTAAATTTTCTAATATGCTTCTAAGGTCTTCCATGTTTTCTTCAGCCATTTCACTACTCATCATTTGCATAGATTGTTGCATTTTCTGACTCATTTCTTTCATTTTTTGAGCAGCTTTCTTTTGATTTTCCTTTGCTTTTTGACTTTGATTATTCTTTTGATTTTCCTCTGCTTTATTTAACTGTTCTTGCGCCTCTTTCTTTAAATTTTCAACAGAAGGAATATTCATTGGTCTTTTTAATTTTTCGTTTTCCTTTTTTAAATCATCCAATTCCTTTTTTTGTTGCTCAAATTCTTCCTTTAATTTCTTTTGCTCTTCTTCTGTGTTTTCTTTGTTACTTAATTCCTGTTGTTTTTTAGCCAACTCATCCAGTTTTTCAGCAATTTTATTCATTTTTTGTTCTACATAATATTGCTTCGCTAATTCTAAAACTCTTTCCAAACTTTTTTCCTGTTGTTTGTTTTGTTGAGCAAGCTGTTTTGATTTTTTTATTAAGTCTTCTTTATTTAGCTTTTCAGCCATTTTCTTTAGTTGATCTAATAGCTTTTTTTGTTTCTGTGCCTTTTTAAGTTCTTCTATTCTTTTTTGTAGGTTTTCTTTTTTCTTTTGCAAACTTTCGTTTTTTTCTTCCTTTTCAGTAAAGTTTTCCTGAAGTTTTTTTGTTTGGCGTTGCATCATGTTTTGATACTGTTCTTGACGCTTAATTATGTTTTCAATTTTTTTCTGATCATTCCAGTTCATATTCTTCTTATTTTGAAGATCAAACTGAACTTTTTCTAACTCTTGCTTACTATCTTGTTGTTTTTGTAGAGAATTTTGAATGTTTTCTAAATAATTTTGTTGCTCATTC
This genomic stretch from Tenacibaculum jejuense harbors:
- the mnmG gene encoding tRNA uridine-5-carboxymethylaminomethyl(34) synthesis enzyme MnmG, which translates into the protein MSLFTTTYDVIVVGGGHAGSEAAAASANMGAHTLLITMNLQNIAQMSCNPAMGGIAKGQIVREIDALGGYSGIVTDKTAIQFKMLNKSKGPAMWSPRAQSDRMQFAECWRNMLEQTENLDFYQDSVNGLIFDENKIIGVKTNLGLEIKAKTVIVTAGTFLNGLIHIGEKTFGGGRAGEGASTGITEDLVAKGFESGRMKTGTPPRVDGRSLDYSKMTEQPGDDNPEKFSYLPITSVLKEQRSCYLTYTNQTTHDLLREGFDRSPMFNGRIKSTGPRYCPSVEDKINRFADKERHQVFVEPEGWNTVEIYVNGFSTSLPEDIQDKAIRSIPGFENVKFFRYGYAIEYDYFPPTQLTHSLETKLIENLFFAGQINGTTGYEEAAAQGLMAGVNAALKTQNKAPFILKRSEAYIGVLIDDLITKGTEEPYRMFTSRAEYRTLLRQDNADLRLTKKSFKLGLASEERLERVTNKEKKTEETIEFLKKLSVTKEDINPILEKKNLAAINQSMKLYKIAARPQLNFNDFLSIEKLNNFIEENSIDKEIIEQVEIHLKYSGYIEKEKSNADKLNRLENVPIPSSFDYTKVKSLSYEAREKLLKIKPTSISQASRISGVSPSDVSVLLVYMGR
- the ybeY gene encoding rRNA maturation RNase YbeY, which encodes MIAFNYETDFELTDEKRTSEWIIKCIEKENHELGEVNYIFCDDTYLHKINVEFLQHDTFTDIISFDYSLGKLVSGDIFISIERVKENASNFKVSFQEELHRVIIHGILHYMGFKDKTDSEKQIMRDKENTCLKVLNL
- a CDS encoding DUF4175 family protein, encoding MSNFNQIEQKLQQFSRKFYTNELIKGSILFLTLGLLYLLFTLFIEYFFWLKPNARTLLFWLFIAVELFLLIRFICFPIFKLFGLKKGITQEEASRVIGNHFPEVKDKLLNFLQLKNEANSSELLLASIDQKANELQPIPFSNAINFSVNVKYLKYLVIPVVLWLLTFITGIGDKLNDSLNRVVNHSIAYNPPAPFLFELTSKNLEVIKGDPLTVYVQTKGQVIPEEAKINFNNESYYLDNNGSGLFSYTFESVNQNIQFFIEANNIKSTNYQVNIIRTPSIKNISMQINYPRYIGKKNEQLSNATNITVPQGTFITWKVLTSDTDSVNYTTNNKTKLFKTEKKDEFSYQKRILEDTNYLISTSNSKLKNYERLNFSINTITDEFPTIEVKSNIDSVSRGPVYFAGEISDDYGFKKLEMVYYDIDNPENKNSKEIKISKENVQSFFAKFPNDLKLVEGIDYELFFRVFDNDAIQGNKKAMSKKFSYRKKTTEELDNELLNEQQNYLENIQNSLQKQQDSKQELEKVQFDLQNKKNMNWNDQKKIENIIKRQEQYQNMMQRQTKKLQENFTEKEEKNESLQKKKENLQKRIEELKKAQKQKKLLDQLKKMAEKLNKEDLIKKSKQLAQQNKQQEKSLERVLELAKQYYVEQKMNKIAEKLDELAKKQQELSNKENTEEEQKKLKEEFEQQKKELDDLKKENEKLKRPMNIPSVENLKKEAQEQLNKAEENQKNNQSQKAKENQKKAAQKMKEMSQKMQQSMQMMSSEMAEENMEDLRSILENLVTFSFDQETLMNDFSKINSGHPNFGKNLKKQNQLKTYFEHIDDSLFVLSLRVPEISSKIQDHLADAHYNLDQSLENFADTRFRNGISNQRYVMTSANELANMLSNTLDAMQNPNPGSGSGKGKKGSSFSLPDIIQKQEDLMKKMKEGMKKDGKNGKPKEGENGEPKDGKGQKNGKQKGEGEPSDSDDLNGELYEIYKQQSKLRQQLQDAIKEGKDGNGQGKKALKEMEQLENELLEKGFNQGTLQRMQRLNYQLLKLDKATFEQGREKKRKSNTNLIQYNRNRIKELEFKKQYYNQTEILNRQSLPLQQNYKKKVQEYFNNKNTSKK